In one Chitinophaga sancti genomic region, the following are encoded:
- a CDS encoding phosphoenolpyruvate carboxylase — protein MEAPVNNTLQLFKNLVGTKFQLYNSLFTALPFHKVEKTGVFLSLFLIHCEEGYGKEKSPQEILTSFFEQYTNATEQQQIDMLFRFVQYAERQVVLFDALEDAAFRHIHDMNGTGSLSHLESEVMAEQKQDQLAAKLQDFSVRLVLTAHPTQFYPGNVLSIINDLSRALINDNTAQVDSYLKQLGKTPFFKKEKPTPYDEAISLVWFLENTFYTAAGKIVSRLKSHFPAAINGNNPVIRMGFWPGGDRDGNPFVNADITLRVADALRGGIIKCYYLDVRRLKRRLTFKGIENELAALEQQLYSNLFIPGHKTNLSRQDILDTLYRVRIILIEDNNALFLGLLDDLITRVELFGLFFATLDVRQDSSVHGPLLAKIAAGSELLPDNYADLGDEEKISALLKVKKAADPAIVEEGLQQDTLATIKAIKTIQTANGEFGCHRYIISHTTSALDVMEVYGLFLLSGWKNEDLSVDIVPLFETIEDLRHAGEVMRSLYANEEYRKHLRQRYNKQTIMLGFSDGTKDGGYLMANWCIYKAKEELSAISKEYDINVVFFDGRGGPPARGGGKTHQFYASMGRNIANKEIQLTIQGQTISSNFGTVDSAQFNIEQLVHAGIANELFSSREKTLTDEQEALLQELADAGFDSFSELKVHPDFLDYLNYASPLRYYAETNIGSRPSKRNGAGKLNLNDLRAVPYVGAWSQIKQNVPGFYGVGYGLEKMEKDGKWEQLQDLYKNSLFFRTLLDNCEMAMKKCYFPLTAAYKNHPQFGEIWTIIHDEFQRTRTYLLKLTGHSDLMSHYPTDQLSIQMRERIVLPLLTIQQYALTRIREMNEAGNGDGLKEIFEKLVVRCSFGIINAGRNSA, from the coding sequence ATGGAAGCACCGGTAAATAACACTCTACAGTTGTTTAAGAATTTGGTTGGCACCAAGTTCCAGTTATACAACAGCCTTTTTACTGCGCTACCTTTCCATAAGGTGGAGAAGACCGGGGTATTTCTCTCTTTATTCCTGATTCACTGTGAAGAAGGATACGGTAAGGAGAAAAGCCCGCAGGAAATTCTCACATCTTTTTTCGAGCAGTATACGAATGCAACAGAACAGCAACAAATTGATATGCTGTTCCGGTTTGTGCAGTATGCAGAACGTCAGGTCGTATTGTTCGATGCACTGGAAGATGCAGCATTCCGTCATATTCATGACATGAATGGAACGGGTTCGCTCAGTCACCTCGAATCTGAGGTGATGGCCGAGCAAAAACAGGATCAACTGGCAGCGAAGTTGCAGGACTTCTCGGTACGTCTTGTACTGACAGCCCATCCCACACAATTCTATCCAGGTAATGTATTAAGTATTATCAACGACCTGTCAAGGGCTTTGATCAATGATAATACTGCTCAGGTGGATTCGTACCTTAAGCAGTTGGGTAAGACTCCTTTCTTCAAGAAGGAGAAGCCTACACCATATGACGAGGCTATCAGCCTGGTCTGGTTCCTTGAAAATACGTTCTATACCGCTGCCGGTAAGATCGTATCCCGTCTTAAATCTCATTTCCCCGCAGCTATCAATGGTAATAACCCGGTGATCCGCATGGGCTTCTGGCCTGGTGGTGACCGTGATGGTAATCCATTTGTAAATGCAGACATTACCCTGCGTGTGGCGGATGCACTGCGCGGTGGTATTATAAAATGTTATTACCTGGATGTACGCCGTCTCAAGCGCCGCCTGACTTTCAAAGGCATCGAAAATGAGCTGGCTGCACTGGAGCAACAATTATATAGCAATCTCTTTATCCCGGGGCATAAAACAAACCTGAGCCGCCAGGATATTCTCGATACCCTGTACAGGGTGCGTATCATCCTCATCGAGGACAATAACGCCCTGTTCCTCGGCCTGCTCGATGACCTCATTACAAGGGTTGAGCTGTTCGGATTGTTCTTTGCCACCCTGGACGTTCGTCAGGACAGCTCCGTACACGGACCACTCCTGGCTAAGATAGCAGCGGGATCTGAGCTTTTGCCGGATAACTACGCAGACCTGGGTGATGAAGAAAAAATCAGCGCGCTGCTGAAAGTAAAGAAAGCAGCTGATCCTGCTATCGTAGAAGAAGGGCTGCAACAGGATACCCTGGCAACCATCAAAGCGATCAAAACTATCCAGACTGCAAACGGAGAGTTTGGTTGTCACCGTTATATCATCAGTCATACTACCAGTGCATTGGATGTAATGGAAGTATATGGCCTGTTCCTGCTCAGCGGCTGGAAGAACGAAGACCTGAGCGTAGATATCGTTCCGCTCTTCGAAACCATCGAGGACTTACGCCATGCCGGTGAGGTAATGCGTTCCCTGTATGCGAACGAAGAGTACAGGAAGCACCTGAGACAGCGCTATAATAAGCAGACCATCATGCTCGGATTTTCCGACGGTACCAAGGATGGTGGTTACCTGATGGCTAACTGGTGCATTTACAAGGCGAAGGAAGAATTAAGTGCGATCTCTAAAGAATATGACATCAATGTAGTCTTCTTCGACGGTCGTGGCGGTCCTCCAGCAAGAGGTGGTGGAAAAACCCATCAGTTCTATGCATCTATGGGCCGCAACATTGCGAACAAGGAAATTCAGTTAACGATTCAGGGTCAGACCATTAGTTCCAATTTCGGAACAGTGGATTCTGCACAGTTTAATATCGAACAGTTGGTGCATGCGGGTATTGCTAACGAACTGTTTTCCAGCCGTGAAAAGACGCTGACTGATGAGCAGGAAGCGTTATTGCAGGAGCTGGCAGATGCAGGTTTTGACTCTTTCAGTGAACTGAAAGTGCATCCTGACTTCCTGGATTACCTGAACTACGCCAGTCCGCTGCGCTACTATGCCGAGACGAATATTGGCAGCCGTCCTTCCAAAAGGAATGGAGCGGGCAAGCTGAACCTGAATGACCTGAGGGCCGTACCTTATGTAGGTGCATGGAGCCAGATCAAACAGAACGTTCCGGGATTCTATGGCGTAGGTTATGGCCTGGAGAAGATGGAAAAAGATGGTAAATGGGAACAACTGCAGGATCTGTACAAGAACTCCCTGTTCTTCCGTACCCTGCTGGACAACTGTGAGATGGCGATGAAGAAGTGTTATTTCCCGCTCACCGCCGCCTATAAGAACCACCCGCAGTTCGGCGAAATCTGGACCATCATCCACGATGAATTCCAGCGTACCCGTACTTACCTGCTGAAACTGACAGGACACTCCGACCTGATGTCTCATTACCCGACAGACCAATTGTCTATACAGATGCGTGAGCGTATCGTACTGCCTTTACTCACAATCCAGCAGTATGCATTAACCCGCATTCGTGAGATGAATGAAGCTGGAAACGGGGATGGATTGAAAGAAATCTTCGAGAAATTAGTCGTGAGATGTTCGTTCGGGATCATCAATGCGGGCAGAAACTCTGCATAG
- the ureA gene encoding urease subunit gamma: MHLTAREQEKLLLFLAGELAEKRKARGVKLNYPEAIALISSRLQEGARDGQSVAQLMQYGATILTREDVMEGVPEMIDEIQIEATFPDGTKLVTVHHPIR; this comes from the coding sequence ATGCATTTAACAGCCCGGGAACAGGAAAAATTGTTGCTCTTTTTGGCTGGTGAACTGGCCGAAAAGCGCAAGGCCAGAGGGGTAAAACTGAACTATCCTGAAGCCATTGCGCTGATCAGCAGCCGTCTGCAGGAAGGTGCGAGAGACGGGCAATCCGTGGCGCAGCTCATGCAGTATGGTGCTACCATCCTCACCCGCGAAGACGTAATGGAAGGAGTGCCGGAAATGATAGACGAGATCCAGATTGAAGCTACTTTTCCAGATGGCACCAAGCTGGTGACTGTACACCACCCCATCAGATAA
- the ureB gene encoding urease subunit beta, translating to MIPGEYFIKPGHINANEGRDTATITVVNTGDRPVQIGSHTHFFEVNRMLSFDRKAAFGKRVNIMAGTAVRFEPGEEKTVELVNLGGARNAYGMNNLVNGTTTTAISETQAMKKINDGHFKNNPS from the coding sequence ATGATTCCCGGAGAATACTTTATTAAGCCCGGTCATATCAACGCCAATGAAGGCCGTGATACTGCCACCATCACCGTGGTGAACACCGGCGACAGACCTGTACAAATCGGATCTCACACGCATTTTTTCGAGGTCAACCGCATGCTTTCCTTTGACCGCAAAGCCGCTTTTGGCAAGCGCGTGAACATTATGGCAGGTACTGCCGTACGCTTTGAACCCGGCGAAGAAAAGACGGTGGAACTTGTGAACCTGGGCGGTGCCAGGAATGCTTATGGCATGAACAACCTGGTGAATGGTACAACGACTACCGCCATCTCGGAGACACAAGCCATGAAGAAAATTAATGACGGCCACTTTAAAAATAATCCCTCATGA